The Synchiropus splendidus isolate RoL2022-P1 chromosome 1, RoL_Sspl_1.0, whole genome shotgun sequence genome includes a window with the following:
- the ak4 gene encoding adenylate kinase 4, mitochondrial isoform X1 — MDKLFRAAIMGPPGSGKGTISKRIAQSFGLQYLSSGHFLRECIAANTEPGLQVKTYVERGMLVPDLVMTRLMLPRLEELSGHSWLLDGFPRTLSQAQALNSLYQLDLVISLNIPFETLKDRLSDRWIHPESGRVYNMGFNPPRVQGKDDITGEPLIQHDDDKPEALMARLRHYKDVAKPVIDMYKSQGILHSFSGTETDRIWPYINSLLSSKMQAQPSDVCQPQTP, encoded by the exons ATGGATAAGTTGTTCCGAGCTGCGATCATGGGTCCACCAGGATCCGGAAAAGGAACGATATCCAAGAGGATCGCGCAAAGTTTTGGGCTCCAGTATCTGTCCAGTGGTCACTTTCTGCGGGAGTGCATTGCAGCGAACACAG AACCAGGTCTGCAGGTGAAGACCTACGTGGAGAGAGGAATGCTGGTACCAGATCTCGTGATGACCCGACTGATGCTGCCCCGACTGGAGGAGCTGAGTGGCCACAGTTGGCTACTGGACG GTTTTCCTCGGACACTCTCGCAGGCTCAGGCCTTGAACAGCTTGTACCAGTTGGACCTAGTCATCAGCCTCAATATCCCCTTCGAGACCCTGAAGGACCGACTGAGTGACCGCTGGATTCACCCGGAAAGTGGGCGAGTGTATAACATGGGATTCAACCCTCCGCGAGTGCAG GGGAAGGATGATATCACCGGGGAACCATTGATTCAGCACGACGACGACAAACCGGAGGCCCTGATGGCTAGACTGAGACACTACAAAGACGTAGCCAAACCTGTCATCGACATGTACAA GTCACAAGGAATCCTGCATTCTTTCTCGGGCACCGAAACGGACCGTATTTGGCCTTACATCAACTCTCTTCTCAGCAGCAAGATGCAGGCACAGCCTTCTGATGTTTGCCAGCCACAGACACCCTGA
- the ak4 gene encoding adenylate kinase 4, mitochondrial isoform X2, translated as MDKLFRAAIMGPPGSGKGTISKRIAQSFGLQYLSSGHFLRECIAANTGLQVKTYVERGMLVPDLVMTRLMLPRLEELSGHSWLLDGFPRTLSQAQALNSLYQLDLVISLNIPFETLKDRLSDRWIHPESGRVYNMGFNPPRVQGKDDITGEPLIQHDDDKPEALMARLRHYKDVAKPVIDMYKSQGILHSFSGTETDRIWPYINSLLSSKMQAQPSDVCQPQTP; from the exons ATGGATAAGTTGTTCCGAGCTGCGATCATGGGTCCACCAGGATCCGGAAAAGGAACGATATCCAAGAGGATCGCGCAAAGTTTTGGGCTCCAGTATCTGTCCAGTGGTCACTTTCTGCGGGAGTGCATTGCAGCGAACACAG GTCTGCAGGTGAAGACCTACGTGGAGAGAGGAATGCTGGTACCAGATCTCGTGATGACCCGACTGATGCTGCCCCGACTGGAGGAGCTGAGTGGCCACAGTTGGCTACTGGACG GTTTTCCTCGGACACTCTCGCAGGCTCAGGCCTTGAACAGCTTGTACCAGTTGGACCTAGTCATCAGCCTCAATATCCCCTTCGAGACCCTGAAGGACCGACTGAGTGACCGCTGGATTCACCCGGAAAGTGGGCGAGTGTATAACATGGGATTCAACCCTCCGCGAGTGCAG GGGAAGGATGATATCACCGGGGAACCATTGATTCAGCACGACGACGACAAACCGGAGGCCCTGATGGCTAGACTGAGACACTACAAAGACGTAGCCAAACCTGTCATCGACATGTACAA GTCACAAGGAATCCTGCATTCTTTCTCGGGCACCGAAACGGACCGTATTTGGCCTTACATCAACTCTCTTCTCAGCAGCAAGATGCAGGCACAGCCTTCTGATGTTTGCCAGCCACAGACACCCTGA